One window from the genome of Blastopirellula retiformator encodes:
- a CDS encoding 3'(2'),5'-bisphosphate nucleotidase produces MSAYQREVEIAQHAVTSAAVLCQNVRQGDDFAALAKSDNSPVTVADFGSQAIVCRAIRQAFPDDLIIAEENADALRSDDQAELRGRVVAEVQRVLPGADETQTLAWIDAGVSRDAAPRVWTLDPIDGTKGFLRGGQYAVALGLLINGQVEVAALACPALDDDGAIFWAVRGAGAFQHTPEGDKAIAVTPTANSAEAALCESVESGHSDHDQSAQIAKTLEIARPSVRMDSQAKYAAVARGDADIYLRLPTRAGYEEKIWDHAAGYLVITEAGGKVTDIEGKPLDFSLGSTLKNNRGVVATNGKLHDTVIAAIVAAS; encoded by the coding sequence ATGTCCGCCTACCAGCGTGAAGTTGAAATTGCCCAGCATGCCGTCACCTCGGCCGCGGTCTTGTGCCAGAACGTCCGCCAGGGAGATGATTTTGCCGCGCTGGCCAAATCGGACAATAGCCCGGTGACGGTCGCCGACTTCGGCAGCCAGGCGATCGTCTGCCGCGCGATCCGTCAGGCGTTTCCCGACGATCTGATCATTGCCGAAGAAAACGCCGACGCGCTCCGCAGCGACGATCAGGCGGAGCTGCGCGGCCGAGTTGTGGCCGAAGTGCAGCGGGTGTTGCCCGGCGCTGACGAAACGCAAACGTTGGCCTGGATTGACGCCGGCGTCTCGCGCGATGCGGCGCCGCGGGTTTGGACGTTGGACCCGATCGACGGGACGAAAGGGTTCTTGCGCGGAGGGCAGTACGCGGTGGCGCTTGGTTTGTTAATCAATGGCCAGGTGGAAGTTGCGGCGCTCGCTTGCCCGGCGCTGGATGACGATGGAGCGATCTTCTGGGCGGTGCGCGGCGCAGGCGCCTTTCAGCACACGCCGGAAGGGGACAAAGCGATCGCCGTCACGCCGACCGCCAACTCGGCCGAGGCCGCACTGTGCGAGTCGGTTGAGTCTGGCCACAGCGACCACGATCAATCGGCGCAGATTGCGAAGACGCTCGAGATCGCTCGCCCCAGCGTTCGCATGGATAGCCAGGCCAAGTACGCGGCGGTCGCTCGCGGCGACGCCGACATCTATCTACGCCTGCCGACTCGCGCCGGTTACGAAGAAAAAATCTGGGATCACGCCGCAGGCTACCTGGTCATCACCGAAGCGGGCGGCAAAGTGACCGATATCGAAGGCAAGCCGCTCGACTTCTCGCTCGGATCGACGCTGAAGAACAATCGAGGCGTGGTGGCGACCAACGGAAAGTTGCACGATACGGTGATCGCCGCGATTGTGGCGGCTTCTTAG
- a CDS encoding SMP-30/gluconolactonase/LRE family protein — MQTIPAECAFDGKAILAEGPVWDADLGKLWWVDIERHLINRWNPVTGKNESWSVGCQVGFAIPTTSGDVIAGTRKGIIRLDVESGAVTPVVDPEENISTTRFNDGKCDPRGRLFGGTISDTRAEESSLYMFDETLRPRRLVENVVNSNGLAWSMDEKTFYYIDTATRKIDAFDYDVESGAITNRRKAFDLPHDMGKPDGMTIDAEGMLWVAQWSGGGVSQWNPNSGELLAKVELPCSNVTSCCFGGPDLDRLYITCARQGLSPEQVAEQPLAGGLFVADVGVKGKAGVKFA; from the coding sequence ATGCAGACCATCCCGGCAGAATGTGCGTTTGACGGTAAGGCGATTTTGGCCGAAGGGCCGGTCTGGGACGCCGATTTGGGCAAATTGTGGTGGGTCGATATCGAACGCCACCTGATCAATCGCTGGAATCCGGTTACCGGCAAAAACGAGTCTTGGTCGGTCGGCTGTCAGGTCGGGTTCGCCATCCCTACCACCTCTGGCGACGTGATCGCGGGGACGCGCAAAGGGATCATTCGCCTGGACGTCGAAAGCGGCGCGGTGACGCCGGTCGTCGATCCGGAAGAAAACATCTCGACCACCCGCTTTAATGACGGCAAGTGCGATCCGCGGGGGCGGCTGTTTGGCGGGACGATCTCGGATACGCGAGCCGAAGAGTCGAGCCTCTACATGTTTGACGAAACCTTACGGCCGCGCCGGCTGGTCGAAAACGTCGTCAACTCGAACGGCCTCGCCTGGTCGATGGACGAGAAAACCTTTTACTACATCGATACCGCAACGCGCAAGATTGACGCCTTCGACTACGACGTCGAGTCAGGCGCCATCACCAATCGCCGCAAAGCGTTCGATCTGCCGCACGACATGGGCAAGCCCGATGGCATGACGATCGACGCCGAAGGAATGCTGTGGGTCGCCCAGTGGAGCGGCGGCGGCGTCAGCCAATGGAACCCCAACAGCGGCGAGCTATTGGCGAAGGTCGAACTCCCCTGTTCCAACGTCACCTCTTGCTGCTTCGGCGGGCCCGATCTCGATCGGTTGTACATCACCTGTGCCCGGCAAGGCCTCTCGCCAGAGCAAGTCGCCGAACAACCGCTCGCCGGCGGGCTGTTTGTGGCCGATGTTGGGGTGAAAGGCAAAGCAGGCGTGAAGTTCGCCTAG
- a CDS encoding S1 family peptidase: MSRLPLLALSACLALSFLTTPLLAKPGDKTQVASSVYRFGGRGSNATGWVVKRLNPTNAESPEYWLVTAKHVLAAIKGEKATLTLRKFDAEKDLWERAPLELTIREGEKKLWTEADELDIAVMRLPADINPATDSIPYEWLSPASDWDALPIEAGQMVRCIGFPHASQFNPSKAGFPMVRLGCIASVTREKDPMFRVDFNTFEGDSGGLVYMETDAGDVKVIGLTRAQHFLDERYKMVYGEGMVRQRLGISICVPSEDIRKLIESFDHVQAPTEQEAKVEETVKAAALEK, translated from the coding sequence GTGTCGCGTTTACCGCTGCTCGCCCTGTCGGCTTGTCTTGCTCTCTCGTTTCTTACGACGCCGCTGTTGGCCAAGCCGGGGGACAAAACGCAGGTCGCTTCGTCGGTCTATCGATTTGGGGGAAGAGGATCGAACGCGACCGGTTGGGTCGTCAAACGATTGAATCCGACCAACGCCGAAAGCCCCGAGTATTGGCTCGTCACGGCGAAGCATGTGTTGGCGGCGATCAAAGGAGAGAAGGCGACGCTGACGTTGCGCAAGTTTGACGCCGAGAAAGATCTCTGGGAGCGAGCGCCGCTGGAGCTGACGATCCGCGAAGGGGAAAAGAAACTGTGGACCGAAGCGGATGAACTCGACATCGCGGTGATGCGATTGCCGGCCGATATCAATCCGGCGACCGATTCGATCCCGTACGAGTGGCTCTCGCCGGCGTCCGACTGGGATGCGCTGCCGATCGAAGCGGGGCAGATGGTTCGCTGCATTGGCTTCCCCCACGCATCGCAGTTCAATCCCAGCAAGGCAGGCTTTCCGATGGTGCGGCTTGGCTGCATCGCCTCGGTGACCCGCGAGAAAGATCCGATGTTCCGCGTCGACTTCAACACGTTTGAAGGAGACAGCGGCGGCCTGGTCTACATGGAGACCGACGCCGGCGACGTCAAAGTGATCGGCCTGACCCGGGCTCAGCACTTCTTGGACGAGCGCTACAAGATGGTTTACGGCGAAGGAATGGTTCGGCAGCGTCTAGGGATTTCGATCTGCGTGCCGAGCGAAGATATTCGAAAGTTGATTGAATCGTTCGACCACGTCCAAGCGCCGACCGAACAGGAAGCGAAGGTCGAAGAAACGGTCAAAGCGGCGGCGTTGGAGAAGTAA
- a CDS encoding PA0069 family radical SAM protein: protein MEIIGRGADYNPTSRFERLATVDDWEHLDATDVDSAPRKVATELFDDQSQSVVTENNSPDISFSYSLNPYRGCVHGCSYCYARPYHEYLGFSAGLDFETKIMVKRNAAALFRKFLARPSWKCQLIVMSGVTDCYQPIERQFEVTRQCLQVAADANQPLGLITKNALVTRDIDILADMASRNLVQVNISLTSLDQSLTRKMEPRTSSPDARLRAIRELSAAGVPVHVLTAPIVPGLNDSEIPKMLEAAGDAGAIGASFTMLRLPLGVQEIFLHWLEQQLPEAKDRVESRLRSVRGGELSDSQFGKRMRGEGLIAQQIDQTFRVFKKRYQLDQSEFRFDTTQFRRPDPNGRQKNLF, encoded by the coding sequence ATGGAAATAATCGGACGCGGCGCCGACTACAACCCGACCAGTCGCTTTGAGCGTCTGGCGACGGTCGACGATTGGGAGCATCTCGACGCGACAGACGTCGACAGCGCTCCGCGCAAGGTGGCGACCGAACTGTTTGACGATCAGTCGCAATCGGTCGTGACCGAGAACAACAGCCCCGACATCTCGTTCAGCTACAGCTTGAATCCGTATCGCGGCTGCGTGCATGGTTGTTCGTATTGCTATGCCCGGCCCTATCACGAGTATCTCGGCTTTAGCGCCGGGCTCGACTTCGAGACCAAGATTATGGTCAAGCGCAACGCGGCGGCGCTGTTTCGCAAGTTCCTCGCTCGGCCAAGTTGGAAGTGCCAACTGATCGTCATGTCAGGCGTCACCGATTGCTACCAGCCGATCGAGCGGCAGTTTGAAGTCACCCGGCAGTGCCTGCAGGTTGCCGCTGACGCCAATCAGCCGCTCGGCCTGATCACCAAGAACGCCCTGGTGACCCGCGACATCGACATCCTGGCCGACATGGCCAGCCGCAACTTGGTGCAGGTCAACATCAGCCTGACGTCGCTCGATCAATCGCTGACCCGCAAGATGGAGCCGCGGACCAGTAGCCCCGACGCCCGACTGCGGGCGATTCGCGAACTATCCGCAGCCGGCGTTCCGGTCCATGTGCTGACCGCACCAATCGTGCCCGGGCTGAACGACAGCGAGATCCCCAAAATGCTGGAAGCGGCGGGCGACGCCGGCGCGATCGGCGCCAGTTTCACGATGTTGCGGCTACCGCTCGGCGTGCAGGAGATCTTCCTCCATTGGCTCGAGCAGCAACTTCCCGAAGCGAAAGACCGGGTCGAGTCGCGACTGCGGTCGGTCCGCGGAGGCGAACTAAGCGACAGCCAGTTCGGCAAACGGATGCGGGGCGAAGGCCTGATCGCCCAGCAGATCGATCAAACGTTTCGCGTCTTCAAGAAACGTTACCAACTGGACCAGAGCGAATTCCGCTTCGATACGACGCAATTTCGGCGGCCCGATCCCAACGGACGGCAGAAGAACTTGTTCTAG
- a CDS encoding 3-keto-disaccharide hydrolase: protein MRKMMTTALLAALTLSFVGVASAADSWTEPFNGKDLTGWTQKNGTATYVVEDGGVIRGKTKEGSPNSFLCTDKDYGDFELEFDVKCDDGLNSGVQIRSQTAEAKGDAKYGRVNGPQVEIEKSTGEAGYVYGEATGRGWLTPQERLKPHDHFKNGEWNHYRVIAKGPRIQTFINGEAIEDLTDAEIYKTHPKGFIGLQVHGIGKGQGPYEVRWKNIKIKSL, encoded by the coding sequence ATGCGTAAAATGATGACCACGGCCCTGCTGGCCGCTTTGACGCTGAGCTTTGTTGGCGTCGCTTCCGCCGCTGATAGCTGGACCGAGCCGTTTAACGGCAAAGATCTGACCGGCTGGACGCAAAAGAACGGTACCGCCACCTACGTCGTCGAAGACGGCGGCGTGATCCGCGGCAAGACCAAAGAAGGTAGCCCCAACTCGTTCCTCTGCACCGACAAAGATTACGGCGACTTTGAACTCGAATTTGACGTCAAGTGCGACGACGGTTTGAACTCGGGCGTCCAGATCCGCTCGCAAACGGCCGAAGCCAAGGGCGACGCCAAATATGGTCGCGTCAATGGTCCGCAGGTCGAGATCGAAAAGAGCACCGGCGAAGCGGGCTACGTCTATGGCGAAGCGACCGGCCGCGGATGGTTGACCCCGCAAGAACGTCTGAAGCCGCACGACCACTTCAAGAACGGCGAGTGGAACCACTATCGCGTCATCGCGAAGGGCCCGCGGATCCAGACCTTCATCAATGGCGAAGCGATCGAAGACCTGACCGACGCTGAGATCTACAAGACCCATCCGAAAGGTTTCATCGGCCTGCAGGTCCACGGCATCGGCAAAGGCCAAGGCCCGTACGAGGTTCGCTGGAAGAACATCAAGATCAAGTCGCTGTAA
- a CDS encoding IS110 family RNA-guided transposase, protein MAYFIAFDTHCEFTQIAVLNSRGKVVQEMPCDTAIPALIEALEAYRRPRELTFEEGPLADWLARNLRPYVDRLVVCDPRRNAYVAKEGDKDDAIDAKRLAQLLRGGFLKEVHQVDSVDRALLKLHVAFYHDRVRERVRQGNQLTALLRRQGVFTSIGNVLDPEQRQQLWKKLPRRKVLHEDLDLVLKVYELLLQQEEEIRARLIQLGRKEPPIRRFLEAPGVGPIRAATFYAYIDTPDRFRSKSALWRYCGLGLERRHSGSGPQRVRLSKRGSRPLKSVLIGAARTAIAQSGSPFAEKYRHWTQEKGLNPATARRNVARSLATTLWSLWKTGKSYDPAIASS, encoded by the coding sequence GTGGCCTATTTTATCGCGTTTGATACACATTGCGAGTTTACTCAGATCGCCGTCCTGAATTCCCGAGGGAAGGTGGTCCAAGAGATGCCTTGCGATACCGCCATTCCAGCCCTGATTGAGGCGCTCGAAGCGTATCGACGGCCGCGGGAATTGACCTTCGAGGAGGGGCCGCTGGCTGATTGGCTGGCTCGCAATTTACGTCCTTACGTCGACCGGTTGGTGGTCTGCGATCCGCGGAGAAACGCCTATGTCGCCAAAGAGGGGGACAAGGATGATGCGATTGATGCGAAGCGGCTCGCGCAGTTGCTTCGCGGCGGATTTCTCAAGGAGGTTCATCAAGTCGACTCGGTCGATCGAGCGTTACTGAAACTGCACGTGGCGTTTTATCACGATCGGGTTCGCGAACGCGTTCGACAAGGGAATCAACTAACGGCGTTGCTGCGTCGGCAGGGCGTTTTTACTTCGATCGGCAACGTGCTCGATCCTGAACAACGACAGCAGTTGTGGAAGAAGCTGCCGCGCCGCAAAGTGCTGCACGAAGACCTCGATCTTGTCCTGAAAGTCTACGAACTGTTGCTGCAGCAGGAGGAAGAAATCAGAGCCAGGCTCATTCAACTCGGTCGCAAAGAGCCGCCGATTCGCCGCTTTTTAGAGGCGCCGGGCGTCGGCCCGATTCGTGCGGCGACCTTTTACGCTTACATCGACACGCCAGACCGCTTTCGCAGTAAATCGGCCCTGTGGCGTTACTGCGGGCTCGGTCTCGAGCGACGTCATAGCGGCAGCGGTCCGCAACGCGTACGACTTAGCAAACGGGGAAGTCGCCCGCTGAAAAGCGTCCTGATCGGCGCCGCCAGAACCGCCATCGCGCAGTCGGGCAGCCCGTTCGCAGAAAAATATCGCCACTGGACTCAAGAGAAAGGACTAAATCCCGCGACGGCTCGTCGCAACGTGGCCCGCAGCCTGGCGACGACGTTGTGGAGCCTGTGGAAAACTGGAAAAAGTTATGATCCGGCGATCGCCAGTTCGTAA
- a CDS encoding DUF1559 domain-containing protein produces MKVNLSRRGFTLVELLVVIAIIGVLIALLLPAVQQAREAARRMSCQNNLKQLALALHNYESAHRCLPPSRLDPDVEIYDNTGNDSAYQSWTTLILPMIEQGNLSDLIDYKQAWSASANRPAVSQQLDAFQCPSTPGSDRVDSFWVAGAAAGDYGSINEVKKKVYTNVLGLANPGSAARAGVLSKAVKNQLRDIIDGTSNTLMVAEKSGNPSIYTSRGPMNATMFGLYTDDKVENVSGSYVAHDGTGWADPDCGFSINGATNDGLTPYGPKMINAINVSEVFSFHSGGAQFALADGSVRFVGETVDTETFVYLCTRAGGEVNGEY; encoded by the coding sequence GTGAAAGTCAATCTCTCGCGTCGTGGTTTTACGCTCGTCGAATTGCTGGTCGTGATTGCGATCATCGGCGTGTTGATCGCCCTGCTCTTGCCCGCCGTTCAGCAAGCCCGCGAAGCGGCTCGCCGAATGAGCTGCCAAAACAACCTGAAGCAACTGGCGCTGGCGCTGCACAACTACGAAAGCGCCCATCGCTGCCTGCCGCCGAGCCGGCTTGATCCCGATGTGGAGATCTACGACAACACCGGCAACGACAGCGCCTATCAGTCGTGGACGACCTTGATCCTGCCGATGATCGAGCAAGGCAACTTGAGCGACCTGATCGATTACAAGCAGGCCTGGAGCGCGTCGGCCAATCGCCCCGCCGTCAGCCAACAGTTGGATGCGTTCCAATGCCCGTCGACGCCGGGTTCGGATCGCGTTGATAGCTTCTGGGTCGCTGGCGCCGCCGCTGGCGACTATGGCAGCATCAACGAAGTCAAAAAGAAGGTCTACACCAACGTGCTGGGCTTGGCCAATCCGGGCAGCGCCGCCCGCGCCGGCGTACTATCGAAGGCGGTGAAGAACCAACTGCGCGACATCATCGACGGCACGTCGAACACCCTGATGGTCGCCGAGAAGTCGGGCAACCCCAGCATCTACACCAGCCGTGGTCCGATGAACGCCACGATGTTCGGCCTCTACACCGATGACAAAGTCGAAAACGTCAGCGGCAGTTATGTCGCCCATGACGGCACCGGCTGGGCCGATCCCGACTGCGGGTTCAGCATCAACGGCGCCACCAACGACGGCTTGACGCCGTACGGCCCGAAGATGATCAACGCGATCAACGTCAGCGAAGTCTTCAGCTTCCACAGCGGCGGCGCCCAGTTCGCTTTGGCCGACGGTTCGGTTCGCTTTGTCGGCGAAACGGTCGACACCGAGACCTTCGTCTACCTCTGCACCCGCGCCGGCGGCGAAGTCAACGGCGAGTACTAA
- a CDS encoding esterase-like activity of phytase family protein — protein sequence MKNMFATGSLRSLSLGIALLGLPGVALAAERPAAPIEFLGEAQISGTATDLSGHANKLENGEPHNRFGGISALEYAGVGNRYIALPDRGPDDGATGYQCRYQVVEINVQPGAASPVTVALKETHILHDAKNRCFTGASQAIKCTDDCAGRLDPEGIRVLADGRKFLSDEYGPLVLLLDANDRETRRYQMPAHLRCLHPSDSKKAENNDNTIGRASNRGMEGLAITQDGKKLVGIMQSSLLQDGLRTGSGKIMGRYARLVEIDVDSGEVREFAYPMDDPSYGMSEILACGPGQFLVLERDGEQGEAAKYRQLNWIDLNGATDIASVESLPADKLPAEIKPVQKRTFLDFNAPEFHLAGKEMPEKIEGLTFGPKLADGRQTIVLAVDNDFEGSLPTKFWVFAVNDQLFAAR from the coding sequence ATGAAAAACATGTTTGCCACTGGTTCGCTTCGTTCGTTATCGCTGGGAATCGCATTGCTAGGTTTGCCTGGCGTCGCCCTGGCCGCCGAACGCCCCGCCGCTCCAATCGAATTTCTCGGCGAAGCGCAAATTTCCGGAACCGCCACCGACCTGTCGGGCCATGCTAACAAGCTGGAAAACGGCGAGCCCCACAATCGCTTTGGCGGGATCTCGGCGCTCGAATACGCCGGCGTCGGCAATCGCTACATCGCCCTGCCTGACCGCGGCCCTGACGATGGCGCCACTGGCTATCAGTGCCGCTATCAGGTGGTCGAGATCAACGTCCAGCCGGGCGCCGCCTCGCCGGTCACCGTCGCGCTGAAGGAAACCCACATCCTGCACGACGCCAAGAACCGCTGCTTCACCGGCGCCTCGCAGGCGATCAAGTGCACCGACGACTGCGCCGGTCGTCTCGATCCGGAAGGAATCCGCGTGTTGGCTGACGGTCGCAAGTTCCTGTCGGACGAATATGGTCCGCTGGTGCTGCTCTTGGACGCCAACGATCGCGAAACCCGCCGTTATCAAATGCCGGCCCATCTCCGCTGTTTGCATCCCTCCGACTCGAAGAAGGCGGAGAACAACGACAACACCATCGGCCGCGCCTCGAACCGCGGCATGGAAGGCCTGGCCATTACCCAGGATGGAAAAAAGCTGGTCGGCATCATGCAAAGCAGCCTGCTGCAAGATGGCCTGCGGACCGGCAGCGGTAAGATCATGGGCCGCTATGCCCGGTTGGTCGAGATCGACGTCGACTCGGGCGAGGTCCGCGAGTTCGCCTATCCGATGGATGACCCGAGCTACGGCATGAGCGAAATCCTGGCCTGCGGTCCGGGGCAGTTTCTCGTGCTGGAGCGGGACGGCGAACAAGGGGAAGCGGCCAAGTACCGCCAGCTAAACTGGATCGATCTGAACGGCGCGACCGACATCGCGAGCGTCGAATCGCTGCCGGCCGACAAACTGCCGGCCGAGATCAAGCCGGTCCAAAAGCGCACCTTCCTCGACTTCAACGCCCCCGAGTTTCACCTGGCCGGCAAAGAAATGCCCGAGAAGATCGAAGGGCTGACCTTCGGTCCGAAACTGGCCGACGGCCGCCAGACGATCGTGCTCGCCGTCGATAACGACTTTGAAGGGTCGCTGCCGACCAAGTTCTGGGTCTTTGCGGTCAACGACCAGCTGTTCGCCGCTCGGTAA
- a CDS encoding ABC transporter permease/substrate-binding protein, protein MSEIFTPCCFLASEMGWHFEWAKVVEQLQFLPDRLQGHVFLSFTALLIGGLISVPLGIWCSRRKRVERISLTTASLIQTIPSLALLAAMVFASGEIGWGPALVALVLYSLLPMLRNTITGIQSVDPACLEAAEGLGMDSRQRLLMVELPLAAPTVVAGVRTAAVWVVGAATIAFPVGATSLGDYIFTGLFTNNVYALGVGCFFCAALALGLDALLGTLESGVRTRNRPARIGSLIGIAALALSPMLVGMLPLGPKSYDGAGPRNVATGDEFDGRNYVVGCKGFTEQMILARAISGELEEVGRTVERKEGIGSAMIFEALENGKIDCYVDYTGTLWANVLKRDDQVSSPEMLIDLATDLKGKHSVISLGPLGFRNDYVFVMKRAKAEELGIETLDDLAKHADQLRAVTEAEFWQRPEWAAVRSAYGFDFQSKQAMDAGLMYGAIANDNADVVVAFRTDGRIAANDLVEIEDPARALPPYQAILLASKRLAEDPAAVERLSQLVNSITTAEMRDANRSVDSEGKSIAAAAEAIKPGEQG, encoded by the coding sequence ATGTCCGAAATCTTCACCCCTTGCTGCTTTCTGGCCTCCGAGATGGGCTGGCATTTTGAGTGGGCCAAAGTGGTCGAGCAACTCCAGTTCCTGCCTGACCGTCTGCAAGGGCATGTCTTCCTGTCGTTCACCGCGCTCTTGATCGGCGGGCTGATCAGCGTGCCGCTGGGGATCTGGTGTTCGCGCCGCAAACGGGTCGAACGGATCTCGCTGACGACCGCCAGTTTGATTCAAACGATCCCGAGTCTCGCCTTGTTGGCGGCGATGGTCTTCGCCTCGGGCGAAATTGGTTGGGGCCCGGCACTGGTGGCCTTGGTGCTGTACAGCTTATTGCCGATGCTGCGAAACACGATCACCGGCATCCAGTCGGTCGACCCGGCCTGTTTGGAAGCGGCGGAAGGTTTGGGAATGGATAGTCGACAGCGGCTGTTGATGGTGGAGTTGCCGCTGGCGGCGCCGACCGTTGTGGCTGGCGTCCGGACCGCGGCGGTCTGGGTGGTCGGCGCGGCGACGATCGCCTTTCCGGTCGGTGCGACCAGCCTGGGGGACTACATCTTCACCGGGCTCTTTACGAACAACGTTTACGCGCTGGGCGTCGGTTGTTTTTTCTGCGCCGCTTTGGCGCTGGGGCTTGATGCGCTGTTGGGGACGCTGGAGTCAGGCGTTCGGACTCGCAACCGGCCGGCGCGGATTGGATCATTGATCGGAATCGCGGCGCTGGCGTTGAGCCCCATGTTGGTCGGCATGTTGCCGCTGGGACCGAAAAGCTACGACGGGGCCGGGCCGCGCAATGTCGCTACTGGCGACGAGTTCGACGGTCGCAACTATGTGGTCGGCTGCAAGGGCTTTACCGAGCAGATGATCCTCGCTCGCGCGATCTCCGGCGAGCTAGAAGAGGTCGGCCGCACGGTTGAGCGGAAAGAAGGGATCGGCTCGGCGATGATCTTTGAAGCCTTGGAAAACGGCAAGATCGACTGCTACGTCGACTACACCGGCACGCTGTGGGCGAACGTGCTGAAGCGAGACGATCAGGTTTCGTCCCCTGAGATGCTAATCGACCTGGCGACCGACCTGAAGGGAAAGCATAGCGTGATTTCGCTGGGGCCGCTTGGCTTCCGCAATGACTATGTCTTTGTGATGAAGCGGGCCAAGGCGGAAGAGCTGGGGATCGAGACGCTGGATGACCTGGCGAAACATGCCGATCAACTGCGAGCCGTGACCGAGGCCGAATTTTGGCAACGTCCCGAGTGGGCCGCCGTGCGGAGCGCGTACGGATTCGACTTTCAAAGCAAACAGGCGATGGACGCCGGGTTGATGTATGGCGCGATCGCGAATGACAACGCCGACGTGGTGGTCGCCTTTCGGACCGATGGGCGGATCGCCGCGAACGATCTGGTCGAAATCGAAGATCCAGCCCGAGCGTTGCCGCCGTACCAAGCCATCTTGCTGGCCTCAAAGCGACTCGCCGAAGATCCGGCCGCGGTCGAGCGATTGAGCCAACTGGTCAACTCGATTACGACTGCCGAGATGCGTGACGCCAACCGCTCGGTCGATAGCGAAGGGAAGTCGATCGCGGCGGCCGCCGAGGCGATCAAGCCGGGCGAACAAGGGTGA
- a CDS encoding ABC transporter ATP-binding protein, which translates to MIALRDVCKTWDGGQSYAVNNLSLQIEQGEVLALLGGSGSGKSTTVKMINRLIEPSGGVIEIDGENIIEQDPVQLRRRIGYVFQSIGLFPHMTILENVNILPKMLGQDAGAYKAKGSQLLDMVELPAAQYADRYPHQLSGGQRQRVGFARALAVDPKVMLLDEPFGALDPVTRDSLQAEFLRLQQELGFTAVIVTHDMAEALLLADKIAVMKDGELLRFGTPRELLQDAGDEYVAQLLETPRRHGRLIHDLETT; encoded by the coding sequence ATGATCGCACTACGCGACGTTTGCAAAACCTGGGACGGCGGCCAGTCGTATGCCGTCAATAATCTCTCGCTGCAGATTGAGCAGGGAGAAGTTTTGGCCCTGCTCGGCGGATCGGGATCGGGAAAAAGCACCACGGTTAAGATGATCAATCGCCTGATCGAGCCAAGCGGCGGCGTGATCGAAATCGACGGCGAGAACATCATCGAGCAAGACCCGGTGCAGCTGCGACGCCGCATCGGCTATGTCTTTCAAAGCATCGGGCTCTTTCCGCACATGACGATCCTGGAGAACGTCAACATCTTGCCGAAGATGCTCGGCCAAGACGCGGGGGCGTACAAAGCGAAGGGATCGCAGCTGCTCGACATGGTCGAACTGCCGGCCGCCCAGTATGCCGATCGATATCCGCATCAGCTCTCCGGCGGACAGCGGCAGCGGGTTGGCTTTGCAAGGGCGTTGGCGGTCGATCCGAAGGTGATGTTGCTCGACGAACCGTTTGGCGCGCTCGATCCAGTGACTCGAGATAGCCTGCAGGCCGAGTTCCTGCGACTGCAACAAGAGCTTGGCTTTACGGCGGTAATCGTCACGCATGACATGGCCGAGGCGCTGCTGTTGGCCGACAAGATCGCCGTGATGAAGGACGGCGAGCTATTGCGTTTTGGCACGCCCCGCGAACTGCTGCAAGATGCCGGCGATGAGTATGTCGCGCAGCTGCTAGAAACGCCGCGTCGCCACGGCCGCCTAATACACGATCTAGAAACCACTTAA